From a single Ascaphus truei isolate aAscTru1 chromosome 2, aAscTru1.hap1, whole genome shotgun sequence genomic region:
- the SNAP47 gene encoding synaptosomal-associated protein 47 isoform X1: MSRDVCIKTWPCSYFLTSERRWIPGRLCLTSKSLRFIAEKTGELLVSFHLSGICEIKKESSSFIFSSITVLEKEHAKHWFSSLLPNRDVVFMVLEHFWREQLLSTPGSLASPTKTSKGKELISLVSGSQKRMEDTSRVLHHQGEQFENITRGLNKIESDMATTDRMLSVLESPSWWPFSGKPWKSLPDVKTTESSPSSCSQPHGKEGVIAMIPIVFSHGPDFKPGKLYVLVSALEIMDYSSQRVHRYEREDVDDIKVLTGYDISVRQRFIGKPDITYRLLSARMPEVIPVLEMQYSKKIEFLEEAQMFSEARKSSPRDRPSPIWQTGSCKERLGRVRLFRTGTLSSGAAVIVICVCHLEEPDSTSLQLICFSEQRGDVSLQRKTGVYSVLMQSRRQQQQQEPQAGRFPSGVWD, translated from the exons ATGAGCAGGGACGTTTGTATCAAGACCTGGCCATGTTCCTACTTCCTCACAAGCGAGAGACGATGGATTCCCGGCAGACTTTGCCTGACCTCGAAGTCCCTGAGGTTCATCGCTGAGAAGACAGGTGAGCTCCTGGTCAGCTTCCACCTGTCCGGCATCTGTGAAATCAAGAAGGAGTCTTCCAGCTTCATCTTCAGCTCCATCACTGTGCTGGAAAAGGAGCACGCCAAGCATTGGTTCAGCTCTCTCCTCCCCAACCGGGACGTTGTGTTCATGGTCTTGGAGCACTTCTGGAGAGAGCAGTTGCTGTCAACTCCTGGATCACTGGCTTCCCCTACCAAGACGTCCAAGGGAAAGGAGCTTATCAGCCTGGTCTCGGGGTCCCAGAAACGCATGGAGGACACATCCCGGGTACTTCACCACCAGGGTGAGCAGTTCGAGAACATCACGAGAGGACTGAACAAGATTGAATCGGACATGGCTACCACAGACAG GATGTTGTCCGTACTTGAATCTCCTTCGTGGTGGCCATTCAGTGGAAAGCCTTGGAAGAGTTTGCCCGATGTCAAGACCACGGAATCATCTCCAAGCTCATGTTCTCAACCACATGGGAAGGAAGGAGTCATAGCGATGATCCCGATAGTCTTCTCCCACGGACCGGACTTCAAGCCAGGAAAACTGTACGTCTTAGTCTCTGCTCTGGAGATCatggactacagttcccagcgaGTTCACCGGTACGAAAGGGAGGACGTGGACGACATTAAGGTGCTCACTGGGTACGATATTAGCGTACGGCAAAGGTTTATCGGCAAGCCTGACATAACGTACAGACTCCTGTCAGCCAGGATGCCAGAGGTTATCCCAGTCTTGGAAATGCAGTACAGCAAAAAGATTGAGTTCCTGGAGGAAGCCCAAATGTTCAGCGAAGCAAGAAAGTCCTCTCCAAGAGACCGGCCTAGTCCTATTTGGCAAACAG GGTCTTGCAAGGAGCGATTGGGAAGGGTCCGCCTCTTCCGCACGGGGACCCTAAGCAGTGGCGCAGCAGTGATtgtgatctgtgtgtgtcatTTGGAGGAACCAGACAGCACATCATTGCAGTTGATCTGTTTTTCTGAGCAGCGGGGGGACGTCTCCTTGCAACGCAAAACGGGCGTATATTCTGTATTAATGCAAAGcagaaggcagcagcagcagcaggaaccGCAGGCTGGGAGATTTCCATCCGGAGTGTGGGATTAA
- the SNAP47 gene encoding synaptosomal-associated protein 47 isoform X2 has protein sequence MSRDVCIKTWPCSYFLTSERRWIPGRLCLTSKSLRFIAEKTGELLVSFHLSGICEIKKESSSFIFSSITVLEKEHAKHWFSSLLPNRDVVFMVLEHFWREQLLSTPGSLASPTKTSKGKELISLVSGSQKRMEDTSRVLHHQGEQFENITRGLNKIESDMATTDRMLSVLESPSWWPFSGKPWKSLPDVKTTESSPSSCSQPHGKEGVIAMIPIVFSHGPDFKPGKLYVLVSALEIMDYSSQRVHRYEREDVDDIKVLTGYDISVRQRFIGKPDITYRLLSARMPEVIPVLEMQYSKKIEFLEEAQMFSEARKSSPRDRPSPIWQTGSWFIEGIVQSGPSIDGHSEMAEQEQAVSQSEAQELRKNHCGHR, from the exons ATGAGCAGGGACGTTTGTATCAAGACCTGGCCATGTTCCTACTTCCTCACAAGCGAGAGACGATGGATTCCCGGCAGACTTTGCCTGACCTCGAAGTCCCTGAGGTTCATCGCTGAGAAGACAGGTGAGCTCCTGGTCAGCTTCCACCTGTCCGGCATCTGTGAAATCAAGAAGGAGTCTTCCAGCTTCATCTTCAGCTCCATCACTGTGCTGGAAAAGGAGCACGCCAAGCATTGGTTCAGCTCTCTCCTCCCCAACCGGGACGTTGTGTTCATGGTCTTGGAGCACTTCTGGAGAGAGCAGTTGCTGTCAACTCCTGGATCACTGGCTTCCCCTACCAAGACGTCCAAGGGAAAGGAGCTTATCAGCCTGGTCTCGGGGTCCCAGAAACGCATGGAGGACACATCCCGGGTACTTCACCACCAGGGTGAGCAGTTCGAGAACATCACGAGAGGACTGAACAAGATTGAATCGGACATGGCTACCACAGACAG GATGTTGTCCGTACTTGAATCTCCTTCGTGGTGGCCATTCAGTGGAAAGCCTTGGAAGAGTTTGCCCGATGTCAAGACCACGGAATCATCTCCAAGCTCATGTTCTCAACCACATGGGAAGGAAGGAGTCATAGCGATGATCCCGATAGTCTTCTCCCACGGACCGGACTTCAAGCCAGGAAAACTGTACGTCTTAGTCTCTGCTCTGGAGATCatggactacagttcccagcgaGTTCACCGGTACGAAAGGGAGGACGTGGACGACATTAAGGTGCTCACTGGGTACGATATTAGCGTACGGCAAAGGTTTATCGGCAAGCCTGACATAACGTACAGACTCCTGTCAGCCAGGATGCCAGAGGTTATCCCAGTCTTGGAAATGCAGTACAGCAAAAAGATTGAGTTCCTGGAGGAAGCCCAAATGTTCAGCGAAGCAAGAAAGTCCTCTCCAAGAGACCGGCCTAGTCCTATTTGGCAAACAG GATCCTGGTTTATTGAGGGCATCGTTCAATCGGGACCCTCTATAGACGGACATTCGGAAATGGCGGAGCAAGAGCAGGCGGTGTCACAATCAGAAGCTCAAGAGCTCCGAAAG